CCTTTGCCTCTTTCTTTACCTGAATCAGCTTCTCCTTCTTCTCTTCGCTTGTAACCTGTCTTAGCGACAGGTCGACCTCTCTTCTATCTTGGTCTACCCTGATGACCTTGAGAACAACCTTCTGCCCAGGCTTTACAAATCGTTCGATATTTCTTACCCAGCCGGTTGAAACTTCTGATATATGCAAAAAACCCTTATGGTTAGAGTATTCGTCAAGTGTAACATAAGCTCCGTAAGGTGTGATTTGAGTCACAGTTGCGAATACGACTTCACCTATATCGGGAAGCTGCTCAGACATCAGCAATCAGTCCATCTTTCTGAGTATCTGCGCCTTTATCAGTGTCTTCCCTCCCCTCGGCTCTGTCAGTACTTCACCACAGGCGTCACACTTTGTAGGCACAGTTGCGTGAGAATAGACCACTCTTTCCGTCCCGCATGAGTGGCATTTAACCAGAAGGAAACTCGACTTGGGCCTTGGGTAGAGAACCCTCTCTTTTCTGACCATGAATATCACTCTACGAGCTCGACCTTTCTTATCCTGATTCCTTCCTTTGGAACAACGTACCCGCAGACCTTGCACTTCATTAGAAGTGATATCTTCTTTGTAGTCTTGGCAGTCCTTACCAGCTCTGCATATTTCTGGCCTCCGTATCCTCTCTTCTCTTCTGCATGTCTCCTTGCCCCCTCGGCGAAGACTCTTTCCTTACCCTTCTTGTATATGCTTACTGTGTGCTCTGTCTGTTTCTTGCATCTGGGACAATACATGTTTCTTGTCTTCGGGTACTTCAAATCTGACTCACCCAGGCTTCCTCGGCGAGACCGTGTTCAAGCAGTAATTTAGCATTATCCATGGGAATTACAGCCATGTCTTGCTTTCTGAAAGGCCCATACTCCTTTAAGTCTATTCCTGCAATTCTGGGCACATCATCGAGAAACCTGACGACAACGTATTTTGTAGTATAACTGTCCGACGACTCTTCAAGAACCGATGGATGTCCTTCCCTTATCGCTTCCATGATTCTCAGCAGCCTCTTGACAGAGTCATAAAGAGGCTCAACCATGTATCTTTCTTCTGGGGTCAGGCTGATTTCGTTTGCTCCCTGCATGGCTCTATCTAGAAACTTGTGCAACCTGACCTTGAGCAGGTCCTCCACCATAGTGTAAAACAGGTCTATCTCTCTTGATAGAAGCGCATTGACTAGCTGTGAATCTCCATTGCCCAGAGATTCTCTGATCTCCTTTATCCTCACAGCAACAGCAGAGTAGAGGCTGGGTTCGAGCTTCACCATACCCTCATTCGTCAGTTCCTGCTCCAAATTTCTCTGCAATACAGCAAGAAGGTCTTCCGACATAACCGCTTGGAGCCAGTGTCATCTGCTTATAAAAGTATCAACGGTTCAGTTCCATCCTTCACTCATGGTGTCTATATGGGTCATTCTGGAGCAGCATAATTGTTATTCATCTATTCTCCTCTTTACCCTTGCCAGTCCTTTCATTGCGAGAAAGGCAGCAGCGTATGCTGGCAGTTTGGTCGTCTCGTTCCTGTACGGACCAAACGACTCTCCCTTGAGGCTGAAGACGGGTGAATAGGCTACCCACGCTTCAACCGGGAAAGAGCCCAAGCCTACGGCGGTCGCAAGAGGGTCATCATTCTCTCTGAACAGCTTTTTTATCAGTCCAGACTTGTCGTGCAAAGTGCCAGGCATCCTGAATATCCTGTGAAGGTCTATTGTGACTGCTCTATCTACCCTCACTGCAACACTCTGCAGAACCGACTCCATCGATTCTTTTATCTTATCCCTATTCTTGGCATAATATGCTGCGAACGCCTGCTTTGAATCTGTTATCGAAGTGAGCTCGATAATTCTTCTCGCCACCCTTCCACGCCAGCCTGGTTCCCTTTCCAGCGGGAGCTTGTCCGAATCATAACTAGCCCATCTTGCTGAGAAACCAAAATGCTTAGGCAATAAACCAATACCTGAAAGGTATTCAACGATCTCCAGTCTCGCGTTCTGGTCTAGCGTTTCATACCCTGAATCTCTCACATGAACGTGAAACCCTCTGTGGCCTGAAAAATACCTTCTTATTTTGGAGGAAGGGATACCAAAATCTGCTTCAAGTATCTGCTGCAGTTTCTCTGATTCTGCCTCAGTCGCCTCTATACACTCTTTGCATACCCATTTCACCTCAACAACAGATTTGGACCTGCATGCATTGCACTCATCAACTTTGACCTTGTAGGGTGTATAGCATGATTGGCACAGGTAGAAGTCATGTTCAGCGATGCATTTCAATCCCAGGTCTCCGGCATCTATATCAAATACAAGGTCTGACTGGGTCCAGCCCTTCTCCTCTATCGGCAAGGAAGGATTCTCATATTTTGCAACCGAAGCGAAAAAACCTCTTGGAACTTCTTTCAGGATCAGAGCTTTGACTTCTCCTTCGTCTTCACAGCCTATGTGCCTTACCATCACACCATCAAAGGTCAGATAGCCGAATTCTCTGGCAGATGGGTTATCCGGAATTTCCACTTCTGCCGTTCTGCTGAAATAGTATTTGCGGAATTCGTTCTGCAGGAATTGCTTGGTCTGGACATCCAATCAGGGCCACCGGTCTTGGCTAGTTTCTTGAGGAGAACAGGTTAAATAATGTTCTTATAATCTTCTTCCAGAGACACTGGTATGCTAGAAGCTGTCAGTTCATCGAGCGAGGAATGGAAATCAGTGTCGCAGGCGATAGCTGCACTGATAGATGAGGCTACTTTTGTGGCAACTCCTGATGGGCTAAACCTCAGAGCCATGGACCCATCCCACATAGCCCTTGTCGACCTCAAATGGCCCAGCTCCGCGTTTGACAAGTATTCTTGTGACTCAAATTACAACTTGACGGTCAGGGTTGAAGACCTGATCAAAGTTCTCAGGCGGGCTGAGGCTAAGGACAGGGTTGAACTCAGCTTAACGGAGGAAAATACCATAGAATTTAAACTCGTTAACGGATATGAAAAGAGTTTCACTATACATCTCGTTGAAGCTCAGTATAGTCAGACTCCTCTGCCAAAGGTCACATTCACAGTTACATCAAAGCTAGGCTCTGCGCTCGTCAAGCAGGTGCTCGAGGACATCAAGACCATATCGGACCACGTTTCCATAAAGGCTGAAGCTGAGAAGCTTGTCTTTTCAGGAAGGAGTGAAATGGGTAAGGTGACGGTTGTAGTGGATAAAAAGAACCCAGAACTGAAGGAATTGACTGTAAAGGAGCCAGGAG
This portion of the Conexivisphaerales archaeon genome encodes:
- a CDS encoding 30S ribosomal protein S27e, with the translated sequence MVRKERVLYPRPKSSFLLVKCHSCGTERVVYSHATVPTKCDACGEVLTEPRGGKTLIKAQILRKMD
- a CDS encoding 50S ribosomal protein L44e, whose protein sequence is MKYPKTRNMYCPRCKKQTEHTVSIYKKGKERVFAEGARRHAEEKRGYGGQKYAELVRTAKTTKKISLLMKCKVCGYVVPKEGIRIRKVELVE
- a CDS encoding DNA primase small subunit domain-containing protein, with translation MDVQTKQFLQNEFRKYYFSRTAEVEIPDNPSAREFGYLTFDGVMVRHIGCEDEGEVKALILKEVPRGFFASVAKYENPSLPIEEKGWTQSDLVFDIDAGDLGLKCIAEHDFYLCQSCYTPYKVKVDECNACRSKSVVEVKWVCKECIEATEAESEKLQQILEADFGIPSSKIRRYFSGHRGFHVHVRDSGYETLDQNARLEIVEYLSGIGLLPKHFGFSARWASYDSDKLPLEREPGWRGRVARRIIELTSITDSKQAFAAYYAKNRDKIKESMESVLQSVAVRVDRAVTIDLHRIFRMPGTLHDKSGLIKKLFRENDDPLATAVGLGSFPVEAWVAYSPVFSLKGESFGPYRNETTKLPAYAAAFLAMKGLARVKRRIDE
- the pcn gene encoding proliferating cell nuclear antigen (pcna) — protein: MLEAVSSSSEEWKSVSQAIAALIDEATFVATPDGLNLRAMDPSHIALVDLKWPSSAFDKYSCDSNYNLTVRVEDLIKVLRRAEAKDRVELSLTEENTIEFKLVNGYEKSFTIHLVEAQYSQTPLPKVTFTVTSKLGSALVKQVLEDIKTISDHVSIKAEAEKLVFSGRSEMGKVTVVVDKKNPELKELTVKEPGDATYSIEYLSNFTKSIFGDTLTIQFSSKMPIKLEYPLSGKGGVVQFFLAPRVD